aacgtGAAAGTTGCTTtatctgagaaagcaatgttgtttaatctaTTTCTATTATTATCAATGTTGTGCATCATTATTTCATTCGTAAACCACAACAAATTGTGTACGCTTTATAACCACTGTCATGTAAAActgatatacctaatatttgagaagcatttcttgttgaggcatgaAGATATTCTACAACAAACTGTAAAACATCAAGTGACAATTCATCATTTGTAGCCAATTTGGACGTCCAGGTTTGGGTCGGTctttaagggtgcgctctaccacaggccagaaatcgcagtacaatgtttcaaaaatccgcttggagcgctggcaaaatcggttgtagggagggcaatgagtagttgctgtggaagggatcggaacttactgagcgcctccgacatttgccgagcggggGACCCGAGCCAGGTGCACGACGTCCGACTCTAGTATCCGTGTTCCGACTCACACGCGCGCTGGAGCACACAGCTTCGTGTCAGGGATGGGCTAGTCTTTCACTCTTCAGCCACTTGctatgctttattcacattattctgcccctatatactgacagtaaatggacacaaCGATACACATGAAAAACTATCgctaaacatacataaaatattgtagtattatttaggcaaaacatgatacgtaaaatattatagaaaaaatcaaactgggagtggcttccttcaaatattattacatgtgaataacattacatgacactttcacttttttacagtacatgttttagatttgttcagactgcgatgtaccacaggccagagatcgcagtatcgagactacggagcatctcagttatttgccgaaagaaaatgcgttcggtggcgtacggctcgtaacaacgcactcgcgccacgtagtgtggagatcggctaaatcagtatgaaactttaaccggtacttttcctaccgttactcgttggtacaacatacttttattattatgcaataaaacgttttagtaaaatatattttatttttgttaatttaaattcggtctatttgaaaactaacagaaacgtaatcattccagtgatattgtcaggtcagagtgtctaccgatctggaatacgtggaaaaactgggcaaggcaggaattgttatgaaaaccatagaaaatttaaataatttttaatgttatcaacaaaactaacatagttttattaattcttttatacataatgtaaacccacacattttcttgtttatataatcattctttcattttttttagaattatcagatcacataagaattttaagacttttaaagatttttttaattaaatgaattactagGATCACCTGCTCTCGTCACATAtattgcattatactaacataaaattttagttacaaaacatctagtctgtctctcacaggaagccctcgagggtatcttgggtcaactagttctggcaatatgcatttgtggtaaaaagttaaaagtggaatTTGCATATGTTTAAGCCAGAACtcatcatttttcaaaattttttctcaCTGATACTCCGTGAGGTGTCCATACTGTAAATAAACAGAATTGTTTTCCTGTTACATGGAGTTGTCCTTGTACTTGATAATAATAAGAGTGAGTCACTTTTAACTTTAATTCGCCACACTCATCCAgcttgcaaaattttataatttttcttcgtACAGCATCTGCTGGAGTTAAATTTTTTGCTGCAGCCGGACATTTaacctgtaaaataaatacaaatattactaccAATTCCCacacatattattaatatacagtatatggAGCTATaagaaattcaatattatatttgaactcagcaataacttaaaattatttaattcagttaatattaactaaacaatattaagtATACTATATACTTGTTTTAAGCTCCAATTCTTTATAACCGCATATTGAAAATCGTAAAAAgttagtacaaaatattgaaaaacataacagaatttttcattttcatgagCCTACACGCTAATAGTGAAAGCAGGAAAAATTAACCCATTTGTAAAGAGTGGATCAATCTCCAACTACAGAGTGAATATGACTTCAGTGGGTTTTCACTCTGTAGTCGGAGGAAAATGAGCTACTTTTTGTCAATGAGTaactttttcattcattttattttagtgtgtttgtaaaaattacttgATATACAGTATAATTTACCTCAACTAATCCCTTGCCGTCTATAATGCCATCAGGTGAAGCAGCTAAAAATGGATGAACTGGATCTACGAAGAGTCCGCACTCTTCCACTTTGGCTCCTATGAGGTTTTCCAGTTCATCTATGGCGTTTCGCTCATTCTCCACACCGTATCTCATGGCTTTGTTTCCAACGAACGATTTGTATAGGAGTTGTTCCACTGTTTTTTGGCACGGTGTAGTTGACTTCATCCTgcatattttcccaaaatttgaTGCCGTTAGTCTCTTTCTACGCTCGTGCTTCCACAGTTCGCAAGTACTCTGGCCACGAGAGTCTAATTCTAACTGGGTCCGGGTTTCGGTATCAAGTTTGAGTGAATTCAAAAAAGTATCTTTCTTGTGTTCAAACTCGTCTGGTTCAATGTCTACAGCAGCAACATCGCCATAATCATGGTCAGCGCAAAATGAACGAAATTTCTTCGTCCTCTCTTCACGAAAAAGTGATTTTCTTGTCCTAGTCCTCCTCCTACATCTCCGGTGCGCCAACGTTTTCGAATGAATTCCAGGACTATGACCTGACGccaactttttataaatatggcGATGTACTTCTTCATTGTCATTAGTGGATAACGCGGACAATTCACTTCTTGCAGTGTAACTGTTCCTTTGCACCAAATTCACTCTCTTTCCCCCAACCAGTTTACACACTTTAGCATTGTAGCTTTCTGCAATGTTTGATGTGATGCACTGTAGCAGGCTATAAGTGAAGTTGGCTAGGAATGTATTGGCTGCCATAATGTCTTGCCAAACTCCGTAGGATTTAAGTAATTCTACATAATTTTCTTCTCCGTTTTTCGACCGCT
This genomic interval from Homalodisca vitripennis isolate AUS2020 unplaced genomic scaffold, UT_GWSS_2.1 ScUCBcl_2923;HRSCAF=8085, whole genome shotgun sequence contains the following:
- the LOC124372331 gene encoding uncharacterized protein LOC124372331, which encodes MYFTTIKYVIVAGDGDSSVMSKLTECQPYGPRTTIGKIECTNHLLRNYIRKIRDIGGQKRNHLGPVPGELRDKILSRLMRLRHAVTGAVKHHKSNSSYQLIHDTLKQLKTDIMNGPNHVFGDHSKCQPYFCKRSKNGEENYVELLKSYGVWQDIMAANTFLANFTYSLLQCITSNIAESYNAKVCKLVGGKRVNLVQRNSYTARSELSALSTNDNEEVHRHIYKKLASGHSPGIHSKTLAHRRCRRRTRTRKSLFREERTKKFRSFCADHDYGDVAAVDIEPDEFEHKKDTFLNSLKLDTETRTQLELDSRGQSTCELWKHERRKRLTASNFGKICRMKSTTPCQKTVEQLLYKSFVGNKAMRYGVENERNAIDELENLIGAKVEECGLFVDPVHPFLAASPDGIIDGKGLVEVKCPAAAKNLTPADAVRRKIIKFCKLDECGELKLKVTHSYYYQVQGQLHVTGKQFCLFTVWTPHGVSVRKNFEK